A genomic region of Leptospira mtsangambouensis contains the following coding sequences:
- a CDS encoding LBF_2017 N-terminal domain-containing protein translates to MNPFHHFRLFLFLFGFLIISLGFFFPVFSEPKTIKFSLEPDRDDIIQYEFELWKEPNFDLEIPFRVVAGPGKIQLYIPNGYEYFRIRAVAKRQVRGFWTELYAVNSFGKPKEQSKIVARKPATTDVLIPITNKEGTNHYYLTENKIHVKPILSQPMKTYVRYRVNGGPWVVTKQPELTFANDGNYKLEYQVTNELGISDSMQVWEFSVDKTPPKTEFHWQSPPFRKSSLSFVGPNSHLELLATDTGSGLDSIRFRTICGKKTPSEWYLWENQTSWTNVIHSCSEDLDLEISATDKLGNEEVPQKIKILQTKKGN, encoded by the coding sequence ATGAATCCTTTCCATCATTTCAGATTATTCCTATTTTTGTTTGGGTTTTTGATTATCAGTCTAGGATTCTTTTTTCCTGTCTTTTCCGAACCAAAAACCATCAAATTCTCTCTCGAACCGGATAGAGACGATATCATTCAGTATGAATTTGAATTATGGAAAGAACCTAACTTCGACTTGGAGATTCCTTTTCGAGTGGTAGCAGGTCCAGGGAAAATCCAACTGTATATCCCCAATGGATATGAATACTTTCGGATTCGGGCCGTGGCCAAACGCCAAGTACGTGGGTTTTGGACAGAACTATATGCAGTGAATTCCTTTGGAAAACCAAAGGAACAGAGTAAAATCGTGGCTCGCAAACCAGCCACAACAGATGTTTTGATTCCTATAACGAACAAGGAAGGAACCAATCATTATTATTTAACAGAAAATAAAATCCACGTAAAACCCATCTTAAGCCAACCAATGAAAACTTACGTTCGTTATCGTGTGAACGGCGGACCTTGGGTGGTTACCAAACAACCAGAGTTAACATTTGCAAATGATGGAAACTATAAACTTGAATACCAAGTCACTAATGAACTAGGAATTTCTGATTCTATGCAAGTTTGGGAGTTTAGTGTGGACAAAACTCCCCCAAAAACAGAGTTTCATTGGCAATCTCCTCCTTTCAGAAAATCGTCTCTCTCTTTTGTAGGGCCCAATTCCCATTTAGAACTGCTAGCAACCGATACAGGATCGGGATTAGACTCTATCCGGTTTCGCACTATTTGTGGAAAAAAAACTCCATCAGAATGGTATCTCTGGGAAAATCAAACTTCTTGGACAAACGTGATTCATTCCTGTTCGGAGGATTTAGATTTAGAAATTTCA
- a CDS encoding FecR domain-containing protein, with translation MKFQNFLATDLVVLWKRWRETSTFFISQPKPYSISHWFFVLFVLQAFIFNSLTGESKQTIHPPEGDGITIIVEKGQTLSIISKTYLDDPRKWKELLKSNQIDNPNLIIPGMKLWIPKSLGKKPLADLQRYTGKTEVLKVSQKSSDWAGATMGEGLYAKDEVRTFKDSEAQFLLLSGSRFEITENSHVIMEKGKSDTEPDELYLRKGRIRSIIQKKPSANQRMFLLKTDSAISEVRGTDFLTEVDPSGNTTLSCYEGLVAVSAQNVTVNVPSGFATFVEKGKPPLKPFSLPDPPKPKEE, from the coding sequence ATGAAATTTCAAAATTTCCTCGCAACTGATTTGGTTGTTCTTTGGAAAAGGTGGAGGGAAACTTCCACCTTTTTTATTTCTCAACCAAAACCTTATTCTATCTCACATTGGTTCTTTGTTTTATTTGTCCTTCAGGCTTTTATTTTTAATTCCCTAACTGGAGAGTCCAAACAGACCATCCATCCGCCAGAAGGCGACGGAATCACCATCATCGTAGAAAAAGGACAAACTCTGAGTATCATTTCCAAAACCTATTTAGATGATCCAAGGAAATGGAAAGAACTACTCAAATCCAACCAAATTGATAATCCGAATCTGATCATTCCTGGAATGAAATTATGGATTCCAAAAAGTTTGGGTAAAAAACCACTCGCCGACCTCCAAAGGTATACGGGAAAAACAGAAGTTTTAAAAGTTTCGCAGAAAAGCTCCGATTGGGCAGGAGCCACAATGGGTGAAGGACTCTATGCAAAAGATGAAGTGCGTACTTTCAAAGATTCGGAAGCCCAATTTCTTTTGTTATCAGGCTCTCGGTTTGAAATCACAGAAAACAGCCATGTGATTATGGAAAAGGGAAAATCAGATACAGAACCGGATGAACTATATCTTCGCAAAGGACGAATTCGTTCCATCATTCAGAAAAAACCATCTGCCAACCAAAGAATGTTTTTACTAAAAACAGATTCTGCCATATCTGAAGTTCGAGGAACGGACTTCCTTACAGAAGTAGATCCTTCTGGGAATACAACCTTAAGTTGTTATGAAGGACTTGTGGCAGTCTCCGCACAAAATGTAACCGTAAACGTTCCTTCTGGCTTTGCGACCTTTGTCGAAAAAGGCAAACCTCCGCTAAAACCTTTCAGTTTACCAGATCCTCCGAAACCAAAAGAAGAATGA